Below is a window of Flavobacterium cyclinae DNA.
AGCATAGAAGTGCATCGAAGTCAATTTCGCATACGTAGCATCTTGCATAAACAAGTTCAACGATTGCGATTGGTCAATAAAATAACCTCTTTGACGACTCATATCGATAATATCTTTCATCGACATTTCCCAAACTGTTTTGTACAATTCTTTTAAGTCAGCAGGAATTCTTTCGATATGTTGCACCGAACCATTGTGACGCATAATTTCTTGCTTCAATGATTCGTTCCACAAACCTCTTTCCACTAAATCGTTTAATAAGTGTTTGTTTACCACGATGAATTCTCCCGAAAGTACTCTTCTTGTGTAAATATTAGAAGTATAAGGTTCGAAAGCTTCGTTATTTCCTAAAATTTGAGAAGTTGAAGCCGTTGGCATTGGTGCTACTAACAATGAGTTTCTTACTCCGTTTGCCATTACTTCTTTTCTTAAACTTGCCCAATCCCAACGACCTGAAAGATCTTCATCCTTTAAGCCCCAAAGATTGTGTTGGAATTCTCCTTTAGAAATTGGCGAACCTTCGTAAGACGAATACGGCCCTTCTTCTTTAGCCATTTCCATAGAGGCAGTTACAGCAGCAAAATATAAAGTTTCAAAAATCTCTTGATTTAATTTTTTCGCTTCATCACTCGTAAACGGCATTCTCAACATGATAAAAGCATCCGCTAAACCTTGTACTCCTAATCCAACTGGACGGTGGCGCATGTTTGAATTTTCTGCTTCTTTAACTGGGTAGTAATTTCTGTCGATTACTTTGTTTAAGTTGCGAGTTACACGTTTTGTTACGTTGTATAATAATTCGTGATTAAATGCTCCATTTTCCACAAACATTGGTAATGAAATCGATGCTAAGTTACAAACCGCGATTTCATCTGGAGACGTATATTCTAAAATCTCTGTACATAAATTAGATGAACGAATTGTTCCTAAATTCTTTTGGTTTGATTTTCTGTTCGCTGCATCTTTGTACAACATATAAGGCGTACCTGTTTCGATTTGAGATTCTAAGATTTTTTCCCAAAGTTCTCTTGCACGAATGGTTTTTCTACCTTTTCCTTGTGCTTCGTAAGAAGTATATAAGGCTTCAAATTCTTCTCCATAAACATTGTCTAAACCTGGACATTCGTTTGGACACATCAATGTCCAAGTTGAATCTTCTTCTACGCGTTTCATGAATAAATCTGAAGTCCACATAGCAAAAAACAAATCTCTTGCTCGCATTTCTTCTTTACCCGTGTTCTTTTTCAAATCTAAGAATTCGAAAATATCCGCATGCCAAGTTTCTAAATAAATAGCGAAACTTCCTTTACGTTTTCCTCCACCTTGATCTACGTAACGAGCGGTATCATTGAATACGCGCAACATTGGAACAATTCCGTTTGAAGTTCCGTTTGTTCCACGAATGTACGAACCTGTTGCTCTTACGTTGTGAATAGCTAAACCGATTCCTCCTGCTGATTGCGAAATTTTTGCTGTTTGTTTTAATGTATCGTAAATTCCATCGATACTATCATCTTGCATCGTTAATAAGAAACAAGACGACATTTGAGGTTTTGGAGTTCCAGCGTTGAATAATGTTGGGGTAGCGTGTGTAAAGAACTTTTTCGACATTAATTCGTAAGTTTCAATTACCGCTTCTAAGTCGTTTAAGTGAATTCCAACCGAAACACGCATTAACATGTGCTGTGGACGTTCTACGATTTTTCCGTTGATTCTTAATAAATACGAACGTTCTAAAGTTTTGAAACCAAAGTAATCGTAATTAAAATCACGTGTATAAATAATATGAGAATCTAAGAATTCGGCATTTTCCTGAATTACTTGATGCACTTCATCAGAAATTAATGGTGCTTTTTGATTGGTTCTTGGATTAACATAGTGGTACATTTCATTCATCGTTTCCGAGAATGATTTGTTTGTATTTTTGTGTAGATTAGAAATTGCAATACGAGCCGCTAATTGAGCATAATCAGGGTGGGTTACCGTCATGGAAGCTGCGGTTTCTGCTGCTAAATTATCTAATTCAGATGTGGTAACTCCATCATATAAACCTTCAATTACACGCATTGCCACTTTAACAGCATCTACCATGTCATTTAATCCATAACATAGCTTTTTAATTCTATCTGTGATTTTGTCAAACATTACTGGCTCCTTATGGCCATCTCTTTTTACTACATACATAAGCTTTTTAGTTTTTGAAAACAGACAATCCCTTCCCTGCTTTCGGTTAGTATTTATTGATTTAAGCGCAAGTCTCCCGACATTTTATAGCACTCTATATTTTATTTATTATTAAAAATCAGCGTCGAAACTAATTTTATTGGAATCCGCATCTGAATTCATAACGCCTGCTTTTTGATATTCCGCTACTCGCTTTTCAAAGAAATTCGTTTTTCCTTGTAACGAAATCATATCCATAAAATCGAATGGGTTAGATGAGTTGTATACTCTATCGCATCCTAATTCTACCAATAATCTATCCGTTACGAATTCTAAATATTGCGTCATTAAAGTTGCATTCATTCCAATCAAACTAACTGGAAGCGATTCCGTAATGAATTTTCTTTCAATATTTAAAGCATCTACGATAATTTCTGTGATTCTTTCTTTTGGAACTTTATTTACCACATGATGCGTGTGTAAATGAACCGCAAAATCACAATGCATTCCTTCGTCACGAGAAATCAATTCGTTTGAGAAGGTTAATCCTGGCATTAATCCACGTTTTTTTAACCAATAAATCGAACAGAACGAACCTGAGAAGAAAATTCCTTCTACTGCTGCGAAAGCAATTAATCGTTCAGCAAACGAATCCGATTCAATCCAACGCAATGCCCATTGTGCTTTCTCTTTAATTGCAGGAAAGACCTCAATTGCATGGAATAATTGATTTTTCTCTGCTTCGTCTTTCACATACGTATCAATTAACAATGAATACGTTTCACTGTGAATATTCTCCATCATGATTTGGAAACCATAGAAGAATTTAGCTTCTGGATATTGCACTTCGTTAACGAAATTTTCCGCTAAGTTTTCGTTTACAATTCCGTCAGAAGCCGCGAAGAATGCTAAAATATGTTTGATGAAATATTTTTCGTCATCATTTAATTTATTGTTCCAATCGTTTAAATCTTGATGCAAATCAATTTCTTCTGCTGTCCAAATACACGCTTCTTGTTTTTTGTACCATTCCCAAATATCTTGGTGTTTGATAGGAAAAATTACAAATCGATCTTTGTTTTCTTGCAAAATAGGTTCCACTATAGACATAGCTATTTGATTTTAAAAGTGTTAATGATTGGTTAAATTGACTTATTTGGGGATTACAAAGTTTGTCATTTGAAACGAGAAATGAAAGTCAAACTTATTCACAATTGGAGCAAGTTTTTAACAAAGCTGATTATTGTCAGTAAATTAATATAGGTTTTTAAAATACTGAAAACCAATGAGTTAAAAACCAATAAAACAACTGTTAAAACCTTGTAAGCAACTGAAAAATAAGTGACTCACGAGTGTTTTTAATCGATAAAAATGAGATTATTTTTTCAACTCTTTTGCCACTTTGTCTAATTCGTCAAACCATTGTTGTCCGAATTTTCTAACTAGTGCTTCTTTCACAAATTGGTACACCGGAACTCCTAATTCTTGTCCTAACGAACAAGCGTCATCGCAAATATGCCATTTGTGATAATTCACCGCCGCAAAGTCCGAATATTCTTTGATTCGGATAGGATATAAATGACAAGAAACTGGTTTTTTCCAATCTACAATTCCTTGATTGTAGGCTTGCTCGATTCCACAAAGTGCCGTTTTTCCATCAAAAATTACGTAAGCACAGTCTTTTCCATCGATAAGAGGTGTTTCTAATTCACCAAAATCAGAAACTACATGCGTTCCTTGTTCTTCAATGGCTTTAATTCCTTCTGGACGAAGAAAGGGTTTCACTTTTGGAAAAATTTCAGCTAAAATTTTGGTTTCTTCCTCATCTAAAGGAGCACCCGCATCTCCATCCACACAACAAGCACCTTGACAAGCTGACAAATTGCAAACGAATTCTTTTTCTAAGATTTCTTCGGAAACGATGGTTTTATTTAACTGAAACATATTGGTATATTTTAAAGTACAAAGATACGATTTTGAATTCAGAATTTAGAAATAAGAGTTTAGAAGTTTGGAACACAGATTTAAGAAATTGGAGAAATAGCTATAATTTTTACACAGAGCTATACGGAGTTTTTTTGAATTTGATTGCGTTAAAAAGAACTACACCGAGACGTTTTACTTTTTATTTGCGTTCTTTGCGTAAAACTTTGCGTCTTTGCGTTTAAATCTTCACATTGCTTTGAATTTGAACTTGATATTGAAATTGTCATTGAACTTGATATGATAATGTATCGTTAAATTAGAAACGTTCTTTGTTCATTATCCTTATATTTGCACAAATATTCAGCGTTTTATGGAATTCGGAATTAATTGGAAAGACATTTTTACCATCAGCATGATTTTATTTGCTGTGATTGATATTGTGGGAAGTATTCCAATTATTGTGGATTTACGCAGTAAAATGGGCCATATTCAATCCGAAAAAGCGACTATTGTGGCGGCGGTGATTATGATTGCCTTTTTATTTGTTGGTGAAGAAATACTAAAATTAATTGGTATTGATGCGAATTCGTTTGCGGTTGCGGGTTCGTTTGTCTTGTTTTTCCTTGCCTTAGAAATGATTTTAGGCATTCGATTATATAAAGAAGACAATCCAAGCACGGCTTCCATTGTTCCAATTGCGTTTCCATTGATTGCTGGTGCTGGAACGATGACTACCATTTTATCGCTTCGTGCTGCATATAAAGAAATAAACATTATAATAGCCATTATCATAAATGTTGTTGTTGTGTATGGTGTTTTAAAATCATCGGGCAAAATTGAACGCTTACTTGGAACTAACGGATTAGGCATAATTCGTAAAGTTTTTGGCGTAATCTTGCTTGCAATTGCAGTAAAATTATTTGCTGCCAATGTTAAAGGATTATTTAATTAGAAAATAATAAAATGAAAATTTTTACCTACGTGGCAGTTGCCATCGCTTTAGTTTTAATTGTTTTTAATCTTTTTCAAATTGATTACAGCAATCCGTTTGAAGGAAATAGCACCATTGCTATTATTGGTGTTGTGGCTGGAATTTGCGCAATTCTATTACTAGTCTTATTGCGTTTTTCAAAAATGATTGAAGAAAAAACCAAACAATAATGCTAGATGTTTTAATTATTGGCGCTGGTGTTTCTGGCGTTTCATGTGCTTTGGTTTTGGGTTCGGCTCAAAACAAACCGTTTGCAATGGATAAAAAGATTGCCATTGTGGCGCACCAAAAAGCCTCTTCGTTACAAAATGCCATTTTTAATAACGCTTACGGAATTCCAGCAGGGAAATTAGGTAGTGAATTATTAGTTGAAAGTTTGGAACATTTGACCAACTTGTATCCACACGTGCAACAAATTCATGGCGAAAAAGTGCTTTCCATTTCAGGTGAAGCTGGAAATTTCACTGTTACTACCAACAAATCTTCGCTTCAAGCTAAAATTGTAGTGATTGCAATTGGTGCGGGAACTCCTTTTACGATTGAAGGGTTAGCTAATTTTATTGTACCTCATCAAAAAATTCCAGCAGTAAAAAACAGAATCCAATTAAAAAATACCGACCATTTAGTTACAGAAGGTATTTACGCAGCAGGAGTTTTAGCCGGACATAGAAGTCAGTTAAGTATCGCCGCCGGAAGTGGTGCTTCGGTAGCAACGGATATTTTAACGTTGTGGAATAATGGAAATCCTGTGCAGGTTCATGATGCTTTGGGGAAATAGCTTTATTCGTCTGAATCGTCTTCTTCATCGTCAAAATTCATTCCTTCTAAAAAATCATCCCAATTAATTGGGTCTTGATATTCATTTGGGTCTGGCGGAATAGCTCCCGGTGGATTGAACAATTCCCATTCGTCCCAATAATAATTACTTTTGTCAAAATTAGCTACCCAATTGATAAACAATTCTCTGAATTCGTCGATTTCTTTACGAATCAATGTAACATAATCGGTATCTTTAAAAGAATCGTGAAATCGCAAACTTCCAACTTGCACATATAAATGCATAGCATGGTCTCTGATGATAGCCGCATTTTGCATTCGAATACTATACATATCTCCACCTTCGGCACCCGCAATTTTAGCACAAATTATCGCAGCATCATCTCGCATCATATATTTTGTGGCATTCAAATACTCATCTTCTTCACTAATGGTATTTAAAAGACTGTTTACCAAATCTAAAATTAATTCAGCTTTTCTATAAATTGGCAAATCAAATAATTTATCTTTTCTACTCATTTTATAATAATTTTACTTACCCAACACCTTATTCACCATATTGTCTTTCTTTAAAATCAATTGGTAATAGGCATTTTCATTAAAAAGTTGGCGCGTAAATTCTGCTTGAAGATAGAACAATACTTTTTCTTTCTGAGTATCCAAATTGAAGAGCAAACCGCCTTTTGCCATGTAAGTCTTGAAATCATTAAAATAATTTCCAGAACGTAATTCTTTTCCCAAGGCTTCCATCGAGATTTTTTCAAACTTTTTGCGGTTTTGATCCAATTGTTCAAACACAAAATAATTCATTAATCCTGATTGCAATAATATGGTTAAACCTTCTGAGCCATGTGTATCTTCAAGCGGCACAAAAACATCGGGCATAATACCGCCTCCTCCATAAACAATGCGACCTTCCTTGGTTTTAAATTTCAAACTATCAGCAATCTTGACTTTTTCTTTTTCATACAATTCACCACTTTTAAAACGTTTATCAAATTCGTTAAAGTAGTTATCGGCTTTATCTTCATACGGTTTTTGAATCGAACGTCCTGATGGCGTATAGTATCTTGCAATGGTTAACCTAACAGCAGAACCATCACCTAAAGGCATTTCGCGTTGGACTAAACCTTTTCCAAACGAACGTCTTCCGTAAACTAAACCTCTGTCGTTATCTTGAATGGCACCTGCTAAAATTTCGCTAGCTGAAGCACTGTTTTCATTGATTAAAATAGATACTTTACCCGATTCAAAAATGCCATTTTCAGAGGCAAACGTACTTTCTATTTTATCTTTTTTATTTTTTGTTTTAACGATTAACTCTTTATTCTTCAAAAACTCATCTGCAATTTTTATTGCCGAATCTAGATAACCACCACCGTTATCGCGCAAATCAATAATGATATGATTTGCACCTTCTTTTTTCAATTGGGTTAAACCCGATAAAAATTCGTCATAGGTTTTTTCAGCAAAGCGATTGATTTTAATATAACCTGTAGTTTTATCCAACATTTGAACGGCATCTACGCTTTTAATTGGAATAACATCACGAGTTACATTGACTGCAAATTTTTTATTTTCCGATTTTCTATAAACCGTTAACTTTACATTAGAACCTTGTTCGCCTTTTAAGATGGAAAACAAGGAATCTGTAGGTAACTTTTTATTGTACAATTGCAATTTATTAGCAAAAAGAATTCGGTCGCCCGATTTTAAACCTGCTTTTTCCGAAGGTCCTTTCGCAATGGGTTTTATAACCGCTAAAGAATCGTTGTACATGTAGAAATTAATCCCAATTCCCACAAAATCGCCACGCATTTCTTGTTCTACAACTTCTAATTGACTTTTGGGAATATAAACTGAATGCGGATCGAGTTTTTCGAGAATTCCGTTTACTGTTAAATCTACAATCGAGTCGGTATTTAAACTGTCTACATATTCTTTTTCGATGAAATCGATGAGTTTATTGAGCTTGTTTTTGTTGGCATTTCGGCTCAAAAAAGCATTTTCGGTTGAAGGATTGAGTTTACTTCCCAATAACAATCCGACCGCAACAGCTACTGCGATTACTATTGGAAAATATACTTTATTCATTCTCATTTTAGCTCAAATCTTCCATTAATTCCACTTCTACTCCAGCTTTTCTTAAAAAATCGACCCCTGAAGTGTCTTTGTATTCTTGATGATACACCACTCTTTTGATTCCTGATTGGTGAATTAACTTACTACAATCTTTACAAGGTGAAAGTGTAATGTATAAAGTAGCGTCTTCACAAGATTGCGTAGAACGAGCTACTTTTAAAATAGCATTCGCTTCGGCATGAAGCACATACCATTTGGTCATATTGTCTTCGTCTTCGCAACAATTTTCAAATCCCGATGGAGTTCCATTGTACCCATCAGAAATAATCATTTTATCTTTTACAATAATGGCACCAACTTTTTTTCGTTGGCAATAGGATAAATTTCCCCATTCTTTGGCAATTCGCAAATACGCTTTATCGTATTTTTCTTTTTTTTCTTTTTTCATTATCAATTCCAAATTTCGCTTTCCAAAATCATTGGCAAAACTACACCAATTATAAATGCTGACATAACTAAAGCCCAATCTCTTTTTGAAAATCGGAAAAAAGTTTGCACTACATACGAAAGGATTAAGACAACAAGAACTACTATTATTTGTGCCGCTTCTATACCTAATGCAAATTCTAAAAGTGGCAATAATTTATCCGAAGCAGTTCCAGGTAATATGGTTTTAAAGTAATTTGAAAAACCTAATCCGTGAATGATTCCGAAAAACAATGTTACAATTGCTACAAAAGTGATACTTTCATTTTTTGACGATTTCCCAGCGGTAAAAAGATGAAAAACAGCCGTAATTAAAATGGTAATTGGAATTAAAAATTCGACTAAACTAGCTCGAATTTGTACTACTCCATACACCGATAAAAGCAATGCCAAAGTATGTCCTAATGTAAAAAGAGAGACTAGTATAAATACTTTTTTCCAATCTTTAAAAGCATAAGGCACCACTAACGCCATTAAAAACAAAACATGATCATAGGCATGGATATCTAAAACATGCTTTAGACCAATATTGAAATACATCCAAAATTCCGACATAACATTATCTATTTTGTAAATTCAAACTTACGATTAATTTTTATTATGTGTAGCATTTATTAGTCATAAAAGCACATGAAATTGTTATAAAAATGGAATTTTTGTTTAATTTTGCGCTAATAAAAAAATAAACAACATGTCAATTTCAGATTTATTCGATAGTGGTTTTAGAAATAGAAACAAAGGTCATTTTTCAGCCATTGTAAGAGTAGCTTTATCAGACGGAACTATTACACCGCACGAAAAGCAATTCTTAGACAAATTAGCTATCAAATTAGAAATTTCTCAAGCTGAATATGAAGAAATTTTAGAAAACCCATTAAAATACCCTGTTAATCCTCCATTAATGCATTTGCACCGTTTAGAGCGTTTATACGATTTAGCCAGAATGGTATATGCAGATGAAGTATTAGGTGAAAAACAACAAGATTTACTTACTCGTTTTGCATTAGCTTTAGGATTTACAGCAGGAAACGTAGGTTATATTGTGGACAAAGCATTAAAATTAGTAGAAATGAATGTGGATTTAGACACTTTCACTTACGAAATGCAACACATGAACAGATAATTCAAACTGTTTTAAAATAGAAAAGCACAAATTCTAAATGAGTTTGTGCTTTTTTGTTTTTAATATCTGATGAATTTACTTCGCTTTCGCCATAAATTCTTCTGCTTTTTCTACCATGTTTTTACTACCACAGAAAAATGGTACACGTTGGTGTAATTCGGTTGGTTGAATTTCCATGATTCTTTTGTAACCATCTGAAGCTTTTCCGCCTGCTTGTTCGGCTATAAACGCCATAGGATTGCATTCGTATAACAAACGTAATTTTCCGTTAGGTGCTTTTGAGCTGGTTGGATATAAGTAAATCCCTCCTTTAATCATGTTTCTATGAAAATCAGAAACTAAACTTCCGATGTATCTTGACGTATAAGGTCTATCCCCTTCTTCTAACTGGCAATATTTGATGTAATCTTTTACACCTTGAGGAAAATGAACATAATTTCCTTCGTTAATTGAGTAAATTTTACCATCATCCGAATATTTCATGTTAGGATGTGATAAATAAAATGTTCCGATAGCAGGATTTAAAGTAAAACCGTTTACGCCATCACCAGTAGTGTAAACTAACATGGTTGAAGTTCCATAAATTACATAACCTGCCGCTACTTGATTAACTCCTGGTTGTAAAAAATCTTCTAAAGTTACTGGAGTTCCAACAGGTGTAATTCTTCTAAAAACGGAAAAAATTGTTCCAACTGAAACATTCACATCAATATTTGAAGATCCATCTAAAGGATCCATCAAAACCACATATTTATTGTTGTGTGAATTATCAGAACCAGCAACTGTAATAAAATCATCATTTTCTTCCGAAGCAATTCCGCAAACAATTTCACGATTAATTAAAGTCTGAATGAAAACTTCATTTGCGTAAACGTCTAATTTTTGTTGGTCTTCGCCTTGAACATTTTGTTCTCCTGCTGCTCCTACGATATCGACTAACCCTGCTTTGTTAACTTTGTAATTAACCACTTTTGCAGCTAATCTAATGGAGTTAATGATACGTGATAATTCTCCTGTTGAGTACTGAAACGAATTTTGGTGTTCGATAATAAATTCGCCTAATGTTCTATTTCTTTCTTCCATTACGAAATCGATGTAGTTGTGTTTGTGGCACAAATATCGTGATTTTTGTTAAAAGAATATATTAATTTGAAAAGATGTTTAAGTTAATTTTACTTTTGCAAAAAGTTTTACAACAATGAACATAAGAAAAGCCACAAAAAACGATATGCCTCTGGTATTAGAATTGATTCAGGAATTAGCTGTTTTTGAAAAAGAACCTGATGCTGTTGTGGTAACAGTTGATGATTTAGTTCGTGATGGTTTTTCAGAAAATCCACTTTTTCAATGTTTTGTTGCGGAAGTTGATGGTGAGATTATTGGAATGGCTTTGTACTATTATCGTTATTCTACTTGGAAAGGAAAAACAATTCATTTAGAAGATTTAATTGTAAAAGAAAATAAGAGAGGAACCGGTGCCGGATTTGCACTTTACAAAGAAATCATCAAACAAGGAAAAGCCGAAAATGTTCGCAGAATCGAATGGAATGTTTTAGATTGGAACACACCAGCCATTGATTTCTATGAAAAATCGGGTGCTAAAGTATTAGACGATTGGCGTGTGGTGCATATGGATGAAACAGGAATAGAACGATTTTTGATTAAAGAGTAACGATTTAAGATTTTTGAAATAAATACTAATTGATACATTGGCTAATTGCCATATTGACTAATTGAACTCATGAAAATATTCAAATTTGGAGGTGCATCAGTTAAAGATGCTGAAGGCGTAAAAAACGTATTACATGTTTTAAATACTGTTGGACACGAAGATGTTTTGTTGGTTATTTCTGCAATGGGAAAAACCACTAATGCATTAGAAGTGGTAATCAAAAATTACTTTGAAAAATCGAAGGAATTGCACGCCTCGCTTCAGGAAGTTCGAAAGTATCACAACCAAATTTTATTAGACTTATTTGAAGACGAAGAACACGATGTGTTTTTTGATGTAAACGCTCATTTTGACGATTTAGAATATTTTATTCGCAGTAATAAATCACCAAATTACAATTTTGTGTATGATCAAGTGGTGAGTATTGGAGAATTAGTTTCTACAACAATTGTGAGTCATTATTTTAATTCACAAGGCTTATTTAACCATTGGATAGATGTGCGACCATTGATTAAAACAGATAACAACTACCGTGACGGACAAGTAGATTGGGAAACCACGCAAAAATTGATTTCAAAAGGCGTAAAAAAGAAAGTTTTAAACATCACACAAGGATTTTTGGGATCTGATGAGAATAATTTTACCACAACTTTAGGTCGTGAAGGCTCGGATTATACGGCTGCGATTTTTGCGTATTGTTTAGGTGCGGAAAGTGTTACCATTTGGAAAGACGTTCCAGGAGTTTTAAATGCCGATCCAAGATATTTTGAAAATGCGGTTTTGTTGAACCAAATTTCGTACAGAGAAGCCATTGAGTTAGCTTTTTACGGAGCTTCGGTAATTCACCCAAAAACCTTGCAACCTTTACAAAAAAAGGAAATTCCGTTATTTGTAAAATCGTTTGTTAATCCAACATTGCCTGGAACAAGTGTTTCAAGAGGTGCCGATTTAATTCCGCAAACTTCTTGTTTTATTGTTAAGAAAAACCAATTGTTATTATCGTTATCATCTATTGATTTTGATTTTATCATGGAAAATCATATTAGTGAGATTTTTGGATTGTTTTCAAAATATAAAATCAAAGTAAACTTAATTCAAAACACCGCAATTAGTTTTTCGGTTTGTATAGAAGACAAGTACAACACTTTTGAAGAATTGCGAAAAGTATTAGCAAAAAAATTCAAAGTTTCCTACAACGAAAATGTATCGCTTTACACCATCAGACATTTTGATGAGAATGCAGCAAAAGTAGTAGAAACGAATAAAACTATATTACTACGCCAGATTTCAAGAGAAACAATGCAAGTGATTACGAAGGAGTAGTTTTAATGTGGCAATTAGACAATTAGCCGATGTGCCAATTTCATAACGTTTCCAAAAATAAGAGTGGTAATGAGTTTAGAAAAATTATTAAATATTCCGAAAGAATTGAATTCAAATCCAAATTTATCAGTTTATAATTTGGTTAAAGAATATTATTTTGATGATTTTTCTGAATTACTTGTGTATGAATATTTAATTAAAAACAATTCAACACATAATAATTGGTTGTTGTTTTGTGAAGATAAACGAACAGTTGAGGGTTGGGTTTTTGAAAAGAATTTCTTTTTTTACAATGTTTATCATTTGAACAATAGAAATGGTAAATCGAATTTAAAACGTTTTACAAACAAAGACAAAGCATTTAGTTATTATATTTATAATGAGAAAATTTCTATCTACAAAACAAATAGTTAAAATAATTTACCGCAGATTCGCAGATTGCTATTTAAAAAAATCTGTGAATCTGCGGTTCAAACAAAATCATTCCTTTTTTCCAACAATAAATACTACTTTTGAAGATTCGGAGTTATAGTATTTATGCAAAAAATTGTTTTTTTAGTGGGATTTGTATTATGTTTTTTGGGCGGTTTTGCTCAGGAAACGTTACAATCGTATCCAACTAAAAAAATTGCATTTTCAAAAGATACGATTTCGATTGAAAAATTCAGCTTAAATAATTCCTTTTTTGAAATCAAAGACAAAAATGGAAAAGTCATTGACACCAGTTTTTACAAGGTAAATTTTCAAAAAGGAACGGTAATTTTCATCAAAGAAATCAATACTTCTGATTCACTAATCGTTAGTTATTCAAAATTTCCAGCGTTT
It encodes the following:
- a CDS encoding deoxycytidylate deaminase gives rise to the protein MKKEKKEKYDKAYLRIAKEWGNLSYCQRKKVGAIIVKDKMIISDGYNGTPSGFENCCEDEDNMTKWYVLHAEANAILKVARSTQSCEDATLYITLSPCKDCSKLIHQSGIKRVVYHQEYKDTSGVDFLRKAGVEVELMEDLS
- a CDS encoding HupE/UreJ family protein, yielding MSEFWMYFNIGLKHVLDIHAYDHVLFLMALVVPYAFKDWKKVFILVSLFTLGHTLALLLSVYGVVQIRASLVEFLIPITILITAVFHLFTAGKSSKNESITFVAIVTLFFGIIHGLGFSNYFKTILPGTASDKLLPLLEFALGIEAAQIIVVLVVLILSYVVQTFFRFSKRDWALVMSAFIIGVVLPMILESEIWN
- a CDS encoding tellurite resistance TerB family protein; protein product: MSISDLFDSGFRNRNKGHFSAIVRVALSDGTITPHEKQFLDKLAIKLEISQAEYEEILENPLKYPVNPPLMHLHRLERLYDLARMVYADEVLGEKQQDLLTRFALALGFTAGNVGYIVDKALKLVEMNVDLDTFTYEMQHMNR
- the fbp gene encoding class 1 fructose-bisphosphatase, with product MEERNRTLGEFIIEHQNSFQYSTGELSRIINSIRLAAKVVNYKVNKAGLVDIVGAAGEQNVQGEDQQKLDVYANEVFIQTLINREIVCGIASEENDDFITVAGSDNSHNNKYVVLMDPLDGSSNIDVNVSVGTIFSVFRRITPVGTPVTLEDFLQPGVNQVAAGYVIYGTSTMLVYTTGDGVNGFTLNPAIGTFYLSHPNMKYSDDGKIYSINEGNYVHFPQGVKDYIKYCQLEEGDRPYTSRYIGSLVSDFHRNMIKGGIYLYPTSSKAPNGKLRLLYECNPMAFIAEQAGGKASDGYKRIMEIQPTELHQRVPFFCGSKNMVEKAEEFMAKAK
- a CDS encoding GNAT family N-acetyltransferase, which produces MNIRKATKNDMPLVLELIQELAVFEKEPDAVVVTVDDLVRDGFSENPLFQCFVAEVDGEIIGMALYYYRYSTWKGKTIHLEDLIVKENKRGTGAGFALYKEIIKQGKAENVRRIEWNVLDWNTPAIDFYEKSGAKVLDDWRVVHMDETGIERFLIKE
- a CDS encoding aspartate kinase, whose translation is MKIFKFGGASVKDAEGVKNVLHVLNTVGHEDVLLVISAMGKTTNALEVVIKNYFEKSKELHASLQEVRKYHNQILLDLFEDEEHDVFFDVNAHFDDLEYFIRSNKSPNYNFVYDQVVSIGELVSTTIVSHYFNSQGLFNHWIDVRPLIKTDNNYRDGQVDWETTQKLISKGVKKKVLNITQGFLGSDENNFTTTLGREGSDYTAAIFAYCLGAESVTIWKDVPGVLNADPRYFENAVLLNQISYREAIELAFYGASVIHPKTLQPLQKKEIPLFVKSFVNPTLPGTSVSRGADLIPQTSCFIVKKNQLLLSLSSIDFDFIMENHISEIFGLFSKYKIKVNLIQNTAISFSVCIEDKYNTFEELRKVLAKKFKVSYNENVSLYTIRHFDENAAKVVETNKTILLRQISRETMQVITKE